AAGCACACCTTTCTGGTCGCGTACCCGGAGCAGAACCAGAGCTCGAACATGAACAGATGCTGGAACTGGTTCAAGGCTTCGGACCAGGGCCGGGGTGCCGGCGAGCCATCCATCATCGCCGGGATCACTTGCGAGGTCATCGGAGAGTACAACGTCGCGCCCGGGCGCGTCTACGTCGCCGGGATGTCCGCCGGAGGTGCGATGGCCGCCGTCGTCGCCGACGCCTACCCGGATCTCTACTCCGCCGTCGGCGTTCACTCGGGCCTTGTCTCCGGGGCCGCCCACGACCTGCCGTCCGCCTTCTCCGCGATGCAGGGAACTGGACCGGGCGGGCAAGCGAAAGCCCCCGGCGAACGTCGGACCCCGGCGATAATCTTCCACGGCGACCGCGACACGACCGTCAGCCCGAAGAACGCTGTGCGGTTGATCTCACACTACAGAACCGGAACCGCCGAGCACGACGCCGAGCAGGGGCGCTCCCCCGGCGGGCGCGCCTACACAAAGACCCTCTACCCGGACGCCGAGGGTCGCATCGCCGTTGAAAGCTGGAGCGTCTCGGGCCTCGGGCACGCCTGGAGCGGCGGAGACGCCTCGGGTTCATACACCGACCCGACCGGACCGGACGCCTCGGCGCGCATGCTTGACTTCTTTGAGCGGAGCGCCCGCGACCGGCGGAAATAACGCGGAGAAAGTACGGAGAAAGTAATATAGTCTGCGGTCTCAGGCCGGCGCCGGGAGGTTGCGTGCCACAGACGGTCCACACCGGGTTTTACAACTGACGACCCCGCAGGAAAAGGGCCGCGACCACGAACGCGAGGTCATCGCCCTCTGCCTCGACCGGCTGTTCATCGGGGAAAGACAGGTGGTGCGCTCGCCTACCCGGAGCGGCCTCGGTCTCAGGTCCGACAGGGAGCGGATGCTCCGCTCCCTCCGCGAAAACCTACCGGAGCTGAAAGAAAGCACGGTCTCCGGCTTCCGCAGAGCAAACCGGGAGCAGCACGGGATAACCCCCGACTTCGACCCGAAAAGCTGCCTCGTCCCTGTGGACGACAGACGCTTCCGACACCTCTTTCGCGACGATGAAGGCTGGGATCGGTTCCGGGAAGCCTTCCCCGACTCCGACGGCACGCTCCGTATCTCGCGCGTCGGCTTCGACCAGAGCTGTACGCAGGCTCTTCTCTACACCGGGCAGCAGTTCGACTGGACGGTCGGTCTCTCCGGGTTCTGGCTTTTCGAGCGGAGCCTCGGCGGCTGGGAACTCGCCGGACGCGCCGGGACGGACGTTTCGTAGCGACCCGAAGCCTCCGGTAAAGGTTCCTGAAGCAACGGTCCGGCGCAGCCGGGAACGAAAGTTCGTCGGGGCGGTCCCGAAGCAGAGGAGGCTATGGCCTTGGGGTGGCACCCTCAGTTGTTCCCCTCTGCCAGGGTCGAAGCCGGGTTTGCTCCGACATCGCCCTCCGGCTCCCGGCGGAGCGCGATGTTCAGTTCCTTCAGCTGCGCCTCTGCCACCGGACCCGGCGCGTCCATCATCTCGTCGCGGGCGGCCTGGGTTTTCGGAAAGGCCATGACCTCCCGGATGTTCGGCTCGTCGCGCAGCAGCATCACGAAGCGGTCTATGCCGGGTGCTATGCCGCCGTGCGGGGGCGCGCCGTAGGTAAACGCCGTCAGCATCGCACCGAAGCGCCGCATCGCCTCCCCGGCGTCTATGCCTATGGTATCGAAGACCTTCTGCTGGATGTCCGGGCGGTGTATCCGGATGCTTCCCGACGCAAGCTCCGTCCCATTCGCAACAAGGTCGTAGAGCTGCCCGATGACGCGCAGGGGGTCGGTGTCTAGGAGCGCGAGGTCTTCTTCGCGGGGCATCGTGAACATGTGGTGCATCGGTTCGATACGGTCCTCGTCGGCGTTGTACTCGAAAAGCGGGAAATCCGTCACCCAGCACATCCCGAGAATATCCTTATCCGCCAGGTCCAGGCGGTCGCGCAGGTGCAGCCGGAGCTGGTTCAGGCTCGCGAACACGACCGCATCCGAGTCGGCGACAAAGAAAAGCCAGTCGCCGGGCTTTGCTTCGAGCCTTGCCTTTATCTCCTGCTGCCGCTCCTCGGAGAAGAACTTGGCAACCGGGCTTTTCAGCGTTCCGTCCTCCTCGACGTGGAAGTGCGCGAGGCCGCGGGCGCCGCCGAGCGCCGCGACCTTTGTCAGGCCGTCTATGTCCTTGCGCGAGAGGTCGCCGAGGCCGGAGACGCAGACCCCGCGCACCGAACCCCCGTTCTCGACCGCGCCCCGGAAGACCTTGAAGTCCGACCCAGAGGCGACCTCCGAGACATCCTGCAGCTCCAGCCCGAAGCGAACGTCGGGTTTGTCCGAACCGTACCGCCTCATCGCCTCGGCGTAGGTAAGCTTCGGGAACGGTTTCTCGAGGAGCCTCTTCTCCGTCAGGCCCTCGACTATCTCCGTGTAGAGCTCTTCTACAAGGTCGAGTACTTCCTTCTGCGTCGTGTAGCTCATCTCAAGGTCGAGCTGGGTGTGTTCGGGCTGACGGTCGCCGCGCCCGTCCTCGTCCCGGAGAGCGCGGGCGATCTGGAAATACCGCTCGAACCCGGCCACCATCAGAAGCTGCTTGTACTGCTGAGGCGACTGCGGCAGCGCGTAGAACTGCCCCGGATAAAGCCGCGCCGGAACAAGGTAGTCCCTGGCCCCCTCCGGCGACGAAGCCGTCAGCAAAGGCGTCTCTATCTCGACGAAGTCCCGTTCGGAGAGGTAGTTGCGGATGTGCTTTACGACCCGATCCCGAAAAAGGATGTTCTCGCGCATCCGTTCGCGGCGGAGGTCGAGGTAGCGGTACTTCAGGCGCAGGTTCTCGTCAACGTCCCTTTCGCGTTCGATCTCAAACGGCGGTGTAACGGACTCGTTGAGGATGGTGAGGCTCCTCGCCTCGACCTCGACCTCTCCGGTCGGCAGGTTTTTGTTCTGGTTGCCCTCGGGGCGTTCGGAAACGACTCCCTCGACGGAGATAGACCATTCCGGTCGGAGCTTCTCGGCCCGGGAGAAAACCTCGCCGTTCTCGGGATGGAACGTAACCTGGGTCAGCCCCCAGCGGTCGCGGAGGTCTATGAAGATCAGGCCACCGTGGTCCCGCCTGCGGTGGACCCACCCGGCGAGCCGCACCGTCTCACCGACGTTCTCCCGTCTCAGTTCGCCGTCGCTGTGGGTTCTGTAAGGGTTGTCTTTGTAAGCCATCTGATCCCTCCGGTTTTGCAGATCGGTCTCGTATTCTTCTGCCGCCCGTAGATGTTAGTCGAAAGTCGGGGGGATGGTCGGGGCGGGGGCCGACCCGCTGCGCCCGGAACCGGGGCGTGCTAAGTTGAACGCCGTACCGGAGGTCTGGTCGCGGGTTCTCGAGGCACGAGGGAGATATGAGGCGTAGAAAAGCAGACGGAAATCTCGGGCTTGCCTGCGGGATCTGTGTGTCCTTTCTTGTCCTGATGCTTTTCGGTGTGGGCTGCGCCGGGCGGGTCGTCGAGGTGGACAACGCCCAGAGGTCGACAACGGTCATAACCGAGACCACCGGATCGGAAGACGCGGAGACGACCGCCGGGGGCGAGCCGGTCGGGGTCGGGCAGCAGGAGACAGCGGACGAAGAGCCGTTTGTCCTAAACACGGAGCAGCCCGTCCCGCCGGACTTCCTGACGGCCTACAGGCGGGGGACCCGGATCGTGGTGGAGTTCTACGGTCGGTCCGCCGATGGCTTCTACCCGCAGGGTCTCGGGCCGGACGAGTCCGGAAGCTCCACGCTCGAAGGCCTCCGCGGCGAGTACCCGGCGGTCGAGTTCTTCTCCTACAACATCAACGACCCGGGTGATGTCGGCGCGGCGGCGAACGGCGAGGCGACGCTTGAGCCGGGGCAGTACGGAACGCTCACCGCGCAGCTGAACGTCGGCTACACCCCGTTTGTAGCCACGATGGCCCCGAGCGGGGACGGCTACCTTATCCTGAACCGCTTTCAGGGCTACACGCCGCCGCCCGTGCTCTCGCAGGCCCTCTACGACCTTGACCGGATAGAGGTCGAGGACAACGCAAGCGACGTGGTGCTGGAGTTGAACTCGGTGCGCCTCACGGACACCGGGGGCGGCATCGAGTACTTCACCGTCTCAAACCCCTCCGAGAGCCGGGTAGACCTCCAGGGCTTCTCGCTGAGGGAGATCGGGGCTGAGGGTGAGATCACCTCCGACTCGCCCGGCGTCAGCGTAGACGAGGCGATCGAAGTTCCGACCGACGGGGTTTCGTCCATCGGGCGCGTCCCGGATGCCCTTACCGACGAGGGGGAGACGGTCGACGGGACCTTCACGGGCGGCGACCGCCTGGAGCTAGTCGCCGGAGACCAGGTCGCCCTGCTCGACTCCGGCGGCGCGGTGGTCGCCACGCTCTCCGTGTCGTGACTCCTGCAACAGCGCTTACGCCACGAAGGTCCGCTGACCGGCTGAAAAACGCCGCTCCTGCGATAGACTCCGGCGCATGGATTACGTTTACCTGGACAACGCTGCAACGACCCCGCTGGACGGTCGCGTACTCGAGGCGATGCTGCCCTGGCTGCGTCGACCGGACGGGGGAGTTCGCGGTAATCCGTCGTCTTTGCACCGGGCCGGAGCGGTCGCTTCCGAGGCGATAGAAGCCGCAAGAGAATCGGTCGCGGCCATGATCGGGGCCGTCCCCGGTGAGATAGTCTTCACCTCTGGCGGCACCGAGGCCGATAACCTCGCCGTTTTCGGGCTGGCCGGAGCCGCACCGCCGGAGAAGCGGCACGCCGTGATCTCGCAGATAGAACACGCCGCCGTGCGCGAAGCCGGACGTTATCTCGAGGAACGCGGTTTCACGGTGACGTGGCTTGAAACGGACGGTTTCGGCCGGGTGGACGTTTCTCGACTGGAGGCCGAACTCAGGCCCGATACGGCCTTCGTCGGCGTGATGTGGGCAAACAACGAGGTCGGGACGGTTCAGCCCGTAGCGGAGATAGCCGAGCTATGCGCCGCCCGGGGCGTTCCGTTTCACACCGACGCCGTGCAGGCCGCCGGGCGCGAGCGCATAGAGGTCGGATCCCTGCCGGGGGTCTCCACCCTCGCCCTCTCGGCGCACAAGCTCGGCGGACCGCAGGGGACGGGGGCGCTGTACGTGGGGACCGGGGTCGAGCTCACGTCGCGTACCTTCGGCGGCGGTCAGGAGCGGGGGCTTCGCAGCGGCACGGAAAACGTCGCCGGGATAGTCGGCTTCGGGGCGGCCGCGAGGCTCGCCACCGGGGAGTTCACCCGGCGGGTACACACGGAGAGGGCGCTGCGCGACCGCATCATAGACGGCGCAACGCAGATACCGGGCGTCCGGCTGAACGGCCACCCGTCGCGCCGGTTGTCGGGCAACGTCCACCTGACCGTGCCGGGTGCGGAGTCCGAGAGCCTTGTCCTGATGCTCGACGCGCTCGGCTTCGCCGTCGGCAAGGGCTCGGCCTGCTCGTCTTCGGGACACAAAGCCTCACCCGTCCTTGAAGCGATGGGACAGGGTGCGGACGAAGCGTTCTCCGCCCTGCGGGTCTCCGTCGGCTTCGAGAACACCGCCGAAGAGATAGACGCCTTCCTTGAAGCCCTCGGGGAGTGCGTATCCCGGTTAAGGGAGATGGCCCCGAGAACCCTGAAGGCAAACTCACCGGATATGGACTTACAGACAGAGAAGGGGGCCTGATGGCCGATAGGTACACGCCGGAGGTTCTGGATCACCTCGTTCGGCCTCGCAACGTCGGGGAAGTCAGGCCGGACGATGGTTTCGGAGAGTCGGGCGATACGGCCTGCGGAGATGTCGCGCAGTTCACCATCCGCGTCGCAGAAGACCTGACCCTCAGGGAAGTCCGTTACCGGGTCTACGGCTGCGCGGCGTGCATCGCGTGCGGTTCCGCGCTCTCGGAGCTCGTCGAAGGCAAGAACCTTATAAGCGCGGCTGCGATCACCAGAGAAGACATCATCACCGCGCTCGGCGGCTCGCTCCCGCCCGGAAAGGAACACGCCGTAACCCTTGTCCTCGACGCGCTCCACAAGTCCTTCGAGGATCACTGGACCCGCGACCACAGGACCCTTCTCTCCGACGAGGGGTACGTCCGGGCCGGGAACAGAAACGGAAAAAAGACCGTTGTCGCGGCGATGAGCGGCGGCGTCGATTCCGCTGTTACCGCGCTCCTGATGCGCGAGAAAGGCTACGACGTCGTGGCCTGCACCTTCCGGCTGCACGACGCCGAACCGGGGAGCCGGTCGTGCTGCTCGCCGGACACGGTACTCTTCGCAAGGGACACCGCCCACCGGATGGGGCTGCCGCACTTCACCCTGAACCTGAAAGAACTCTTCGGCAAGCGGGTAATGCGAGACTTTATAGCCTCGTATGCCGCCGGGAGCACCCCGAACCCGTGCGTCGCCTGCAACGCGCACGTCAAGTTCCACGCGGCGGCGTATCTGGCCGACAGGATCGGCTACGAAAAAGTCGCCACCGGACACTACGCAAGGGTCGGCGAGGGGCCCGCGCTCGCACGTCCCGAGGACGAAACCAAGGATCAGACCTACGTTCTGTGGCCGATGCCGAAGAAGCTGCTCGCTCGGACGGAGTTCCCGCTCGGGGATTACCGGAAGTCCGAGGTCCGGGAGATAGCGGCCTCACGAAACCTCGCCGTCGCAACGACGCCGGAGAGCCAGGATATCTGCTTTATCCCGACCGGAGACTACCGGGAGTTTATCGGTAGGAAGGTCGGGCCAGCGCCGGGTGAGATAGTGGACACGAAGGGCGCGGTTCTCGGTTCTCACGCGGGCATCTCGGGCTACACGGTCGGGCAGCGGCGGGGGCTTGGCGTCTCCGCCCCGACGCCGCTTTACGTGCGCGAGGTCGAGCCGGAGAGTCGGCGGGTCGTCGTCGGCGGAAAAGAAGACCTCCGGACGGATGAGATCCTTGTCGGCGCGACCAACTGGTTTCTCGACCCCGGGGAGTCGGCGTTCGTGCAGATTCGGTACAACGGCTCGGCGGTCGCCTGTTCGGTCTCCGAGACGGAGCGCGTGGGGGTGTTTCGCGTCGTCTTCGACGAGCCGGTCTACGCGGTCGCCCCCGGACAGTCGTCGGTCTTCTACACCGACGACCTCGACCGGGTCGTGGGCGGCGGCGCGGTACTCAGGCGTGCCTGACATCACGCGACCGGCGGAGTTTCGGAAGCCGCGCTGCGGGGCGAGTATAATCGGCGGGACAGCCGGAAACTCGCGTTCCGGTCCACGATGCGGGAGGTAGTTGGAGCTTGGATCTTTTCGTCGAGTTGATGCGGGGAGTTCTCTTCGCGGGGATCGCCATCGCGTTTCTTCTGCTCGCCTGGGCGTTTTTCCGGCTCGCAAGGATTTTCTCCGCGACCGAGAGCAGCATAAAGGAAGTCTCGGAGCAGGTCGTCCCGCTTCTCGGCAAGACGCACACAACGGTGGACAACATAAACAGCCAGCTTTCGCAGCTTGATGAGGCGGTCGGCGACGTAGCCGGCATAACGGACGAGCTGGACCAGACCACGACGGTGATAACGCGCGGGGTTCGCGGCGGCATCATTCGCGCTTCTTCGGCCACGGCGGGTCTGTCGCGGGGCATAAGCACCTTTCTCGGCGGCGAAGGAAACCCCCGAAAAAGGACCGAAGACGCACACGACGGGACGGACGACGGCAGGGGAGAGGCGAGGTAGTTGGAGGGCTGGAGCAAGATAGCCGCCGGGGTGGCACTCGGCATAGCGGGGACGGTCTACGCAACGAACCGGAAGGTCCGGGAGAAGCTGCCCGACGCGGCAAGAGACCTTCCCGACAGCGTAAGACGCCGCTTTGACCGGGCGGTGAACGCGGCGAGAGAAGCCTCCGAGAGCCGCCGGGAGGAGATACTCAAGGACCTCTCCCGACACTCGGCGGCGCATCCGCCCCGTCCGGCTCGGCCCGAACCTCCGGGGGCCGGGGGTCCGACGGACGAGGCGCGAAACACGGAGACTCACCAACCGAGAGGGGAGACCCACCAGTGACCGAAAGTACCGTAGAACACGCTTATCTCAGCGTGCCGCCGGATCGCGATATGCGTTCTTGCATAGGGCTGGTCCTTGCCGGGATGGCCGCCCGGGCCAACATCGGGGTCGGAAACCTTGAAGACGCCATCGACCTTCTGGAGGGTTATCACTCGGGGGACGAGCCGACGGACTTCAGGTTCACGCTCGCCGACGAAGGCGTGGTCGCTCAGGTTTCGACCGGAGGCGACGAGGGTTCCTTTGACGAGGCCGAATGGCGCACGGTTATAGAGCTGGTTTCGTGAGCCGCACCTACCGCAGGCCCGACAAGGCCCGCACCCGCCGCCTGCTGGTGCGGTATCACAAAAAGGGCGACCGACACGCCCGAGAACTCGTTATTCAGGAACAACTCCCGCTTGCGGAGTTTCTTGCCCGCAAGTTCGCCGGACGGGGCGAGCCCGTCGAAGACCTTGCGCAGGTCGCCTCGGTTGGTCTGATCAAGGCGGTAGACCGCTTCGACGTGGACCGCCGCATCGAGTTCTCAACCTACGCTACGCCGAACATCCTCGGTGAGATCAAGCGCTACTTCCGAGACAAGGGCTGGACGGTGCGCGTCCCGCGCGGTCTGCAGGAACTCCGGCAGGCGGCGAAGGAGGCTATCCGCGTCGAATCACTCAAGAGCGGTCGTTCCCCGACGATGGCCGAGCTTGCCCGAAAGCTTGACTCCGACGTGGAGACCGTCGCCGAGGCCCTGACGCTCGGGCGGGCGTACAACACGGCGAGCCTCGACGCGCCGGTGAGTTCGGAGGACGAGGGCGGGGATACGATCCTCGACCTCCAGGCCGACGACAACCAGCCGATAGAGGGCCTCGAAGACAAGATGCTCCTTCAGGAGGCGATGAAGAGCCTCAAGGGTCAGCAGCGCGAGATACTCAAGCTCCGCTTCAATGAGGGAAAGACCCAGACGGAGATAGCGGACAAGATAGGCGTCTCGCAGATGCATGTCTCGCGGCTGCTCCGCCGAGCCATCACCGACCTGCGCGAGCAACTCTCCGAGATAGAGCGCGGTCAGCAGGCCCGGTAAAACCCCTCCGGCGAGCCGACCGGTAGAAAACGCCCCACCAAAAAGTACAATACCCCGGCATGAGAACTGAAAGAGAAGCAGACGCACAGGACCAGACCAAACGGAGAGACGAGATCCAAAGCCAGGAAATACGCCGGAAGTTTCTAGACTTTTTCGAAAAGCGGGGCCACAGGGTGTATCCCGGCTCGTCCCTGATCCCCCACAACGACCCGACCGTTCTTCTTACGACCGCCGGGATGCAGCAGTTCATCACCTACTTCACCGGCGAGGACAGCCCGCCGTCCCCGACCGCCGTGAGCGTGCAGAAATGCTTTCGCACCCCGGACATCGAAGACGTCGGCGACCAGTCGCACCTGACTTTCTTCGAGATGCTCGGCAACTTCTCTTTCGGTGATTACTTCAAGAAGGAGGCCATCGCGTGGGCGTGGGAGTTTCTTACGCAGACGCTCGGTATCCCGGAAGAGAAGCTCTGGGTGACGATCTTCTCGGGCGACGAGGATGCGCCGGAAGACCTTGAAGCGAAGCGGCTCTGGATGGATGTCGGGGTGCCGGAACACAAGATATTCGGCCTCCCGAAGAGTGAGAACTGGTGGGGGCCGCCGGGGGAGTCGGGGCCGTGCGGGCCGTGCTCCGAGGTCTACTACGACTACGGCGAGGAGTTCTCAAACGGCGACCCGTCCGAAGACCCGAAGTTCGGGCCGGGCGGCGAGGCGGGCGACCCGCGCTTCCTTGAGATATGGAACCTTGTCTTTAACCAGTACGAGCAGCGCCGGGACGGTACGCTCGTACCGCTCGCCAAAACCGGCATAGACACGGGGATGGGGCTGGAGCGGGTGACCGCCGCCGTGCAGAACGTGATGTACGTCTACGACACGGATGTCTACACGCCCGTCTTCACCAAAGCAAAAGAGTTCTCCGGCGTCGGTCTAGGGGATTCGGAGGGGACCGACCGTTCGCTCAGGATACTCGCCGACCACGCTCGCGGGATGGCGTTTCTTGTCGCAGACGGGGTAAGGCCGGGAAATCAGGGGCGAGAATACGTACTCAGACGCATAATACGACGAGCGACCCGGGAGGCGTACGTCAGGCTCGGGATCAGCGCGGCTCAGGTCTCTTCTCTGGCGGGGGTCGTCGTGGATCGG
This sequence is a window from Rubrobacter indicoceani. Protein-coding genes within it:
- a CDS encoding alpha/beta hydrolase family esterase, which gives rise to MIEDMQSSMTEATRLTREGRLAEATALIQRTLGGGGTAPAGPSGSPGRVFDVASEFIRETTQSAEPEEPKSETASRKTHNLRRPPVPPRPHRGAPRRPEAPNVSPSEAGGKNRGTFFGKTFANRAGSRSYKLYVPGGYGGQEVALVVMLHGCTQNADDFARGTTMNALAEKHTFLVAYPEQNQSSNMNRCWNWFKASDQGRGAGEPSIIAGITCEVIGEYNVAPGRVYVAGMSAGGAMAAVVADAYPDLYSAVGVHSGLVSGAAHDLPSAFSAMQGTGPGGQAKAPGERRTPAIIFHGDRDTTVSPKNAVRLISHYRTGTAEHDAEQGRSPGGRAYTKTLYPDAEGRIAVESWSVSGLGHAWSGGDASGSYTDPTGPDASARMLDFFERSARDRRK
- the aspS gene encoding aspartate--tRNA ligase, which codes for MAYKDNPYRTHSDGELRRENVGETVRLAGWVHRRRDHGGLIFIDLRDRWGLTQVTFHPENGEVFSRAEKLRPEWSISVEGVVSERPEGNQNKNLPTGEVEVEARSLTILNESVTPPFEIERERDVDENLRLKYRYLDLRRERMRENILFRDRVVKHIRNYLSERDFVEIETPLLTASSPEGARDYLVPARLYPGQFYALPQSPQQYKQLLMVAGFERYFQIARALRDEDGRGDRQPEHTQLDLEMSYTTQKEVLDLVEELYTEIVEGLTEKRLLEKPFPKLTYAEAMRRYGSDKPDVRFGLELQDVSEVASGSDFKVFRGAVENGGSVRGVCVSGLGDLSRKDIDGLTKVAALGGARGLAHFHVEEDGTLKSPVAKFFSEERQQEIKARLEAKPGDWLFFVADSDAVVFASLNQLRLHLRDRLDLADKDILGMCWVTDFPLFEYNADEDRIEPMHHMFTMPREEDLALLDTDPLRVIGQLYDLVANGTELASGSIRIHRPDIQQKVFDTIGIDAGEAMRRFGAMLTAFTYGAPPHGGIAPGIDRFVMLLRDEPNIREVMAFPKTQAARDEMMDAPGPVAEAQLKELNIALRREPEGDVGANPASTLAEGNN
- a CDS encoding cysteine desulfurase family protein; amino-acid sequence: MDYVYLDNAATTPLDGRVLEAMLPWLRRPDGGVRGNPSSLHRAGAVASEAIEAARESVAAMIGAVPGEIVFTSGGTEADNLAVFGLAGAAPPEKRHAVISQIEHAAVREAGRYLEERGFTVTWLETDGFGRVDVSRLEAELRPDTAFVGVMWANNEVGTVQPVAEIAELCAARGVPFHTDAVQAAGRERIEVGSLPGVSTLALSAHKLGGPQGTGALYVGTGVELTSRTFGGGQERGLRSGTENVAGIVGFGAAARLATGEFTRRVHTERALRDRIIDGATQIPGVRLNGHPSRRLSGNVHLTVPGAESESLVLMLDALGFAVGKGSACSSSGHKASPVLEAMGQGADEAFSALRVSVGFENTAEEIDAFLEALGECVSRLREMAPRTLKANSPDMDLQTEKGA
- the mnmA gene encoding tRNA 2-thiouridine(34) synthase MnmA; translation: MADRYTPEVLDHLVRPRNVGEVRPDDGFGESGDTACGDVAQFTIRVAEDLTLREVRYRVYGCAACIACGSALSELVEGKNLISAAAITREDIITALGGSLPPGKEHAVTLVLDALHKSFEDHWTRDHRTLLSDEGYVRAGNRNGKKTVVAAMSGGVDSAVTALLMREKGYDVVACTFRLHDAEPGSRSCCSPDTVLFARDTAHRMGLPHFTLNLKELFGKRVMRDFIASYAAGSTPNPCVACNAHVKFHAAAYLADRIGYEKVATGHYARVGEGPALARPEDETKDQTYVLWPMPKKLLARTEFPLGDYRKSEVREIAASRNLAVATTPESQDICFIPTGDYREFIGRKVGPAPGEIVDTKGAVLGSHAGISGYTVGQRRGLGVSAPTPLYVREVEPESRRVVVGGKEDLRTDEILVGATNWFLDPGESAFVQIRYNGSAVACSVSETERVGVFRVVFDEPVYAVAPGQSSVFYTDDLDRVVGGGAVLRRA
- a CDS encoding DUF948 domain-containing protein; the protein is MDLFVELMRGVLFAGIAIAFLLLAWAFFRLARIFSATESSIKEVSEQVVPLLGKTHTTVDNINSQLSQLDEAVGDVAGITDELDQTTTVITRGVRGGIIRASSATAGLSRGISTFLGGEGNPRKRTEDAHDGTDDGRGEAR
- a CDS encoding SigB/SigF/SigG family RNA polymerase sigma factor, whose product is MSRTYRRPDKARTRRLLVRYHKKGDRHARELVIQEQLPLAEFLARKFAGRGEPVEDLAQVASVGLIKAVDRFDVDRRIEFSTYATPNILGEIKRYFRDKGWTVRVPRGLQELRQAAKEAIRVESLKSGRSPTMAELARKLDSDVETVAEALTLGRAYNTASLDAPVSSEDEGGDTILDLQADDNQPIEGLEDKMLLQEAMKSLKGQQREILKLRFNEGKTQTEIADKIGVSQMHVSRLLRRAITDLREQLSEIERGQQAR